In one Sporomusa sphaeroides DSM 2875 genomic region, the following are encoded:
- a CDS encoding 4Fe-4S dicluster domain-containing protein, which produces MNDKHRLIEQHGYIKQQEDGLYAIRVRTIAGNLTSVQLHNLADLSDRYGNGQVHITTRQSVELHWIPEKKLDSIFQEINELGLLIAVRGPRILTVIACPGIRLCKKGICNTINLATQLDALMVGRSQPSKTKIALSGCPNSCAKPQINDIGLHGVIVPIADSGCIGCKTCETVCKFKAISVQDGKPHIAVEKCIGCGLCVRICPNHALHIHKQGYSLYMGGKIGRKPILGNKIFTVIPEQEAISYIEIVLHVYNQLAYKNERIGDVINRIGLNSFLQEILQHVPEC; this is translated from the coding sequence ATGAATGATAAGCACCGCTTAATAGAGCAACATGGCTATATTAAACAGCAAGAAGACGGATTATATGCAATACGGGTTCGAACCATTGCAGGTAACTTAACTAGTGTTCAATTACACAACCTAGCAGATTTATCCGATAGATACGGTAATGGTCAAGTGCATATTACCACTCGACAATCAGTAGAACTGCATTGGATACCGGAAAAAAAGTTAGACAGTATTTTTCAAGAAATAAATGAGTTAGGTTTATTGATTGCAGTTCGTGGACCGCGAATATTAACCGTTATCGCTTGTCCTGGAATAAGGCTCTGTAAAAAAGGGATTTGCAATACTATAAATCTAGCTACTCAATTGGATGCTTTAATGGTAGGGCGGAGTCAGCCGTCAAAAACTAAAATTGCTTTAAGCGGTTGTCCAAATTCTTGCGCTAAGCCTCAAATCAATGACATTGGGCTACATGGAGTTATTGTCCCAATTGCTGACAGTGGTTGTATTGGTTGTAAAACTTGTGAAACGGTGTGCAAATTCAAAGCAATTTCAGTACAGGACGGTAAGCCGCATATTGCGGTTGAAAAGTGTATTGGCTGCGGATTGTGTGTGAGAATTTGTCCTAACCACGCTTTGCACATCCATAAACAAGGTTATAGCCTGTACATGGGCGGAAAGATCGGTAGAAAACCAATCTTGGGTAATAAGATTTTTACTGTTATACCAGAACAGGAAGCTATTTCCTACATTGAGATCGTACTTCATGTTTATAATCAATTAGCTTATAAAAACGAGCGAATTGGGGATGTAATAAATCGAATCGGTTTGAATAGTTTCCTGCAAGAAATATTACAACATGTTCCAGAATGCTAA
- a CDS encoding IS630 family transposase (programmed frameshift), with protein sequence MNHKYIVTLTDEESNSLNELIRKGKTQGYRIKHAQILLKLDEIPENQSWTYQRIKEAFRVSPHTISQIAKRFVTGGLEAALGRKEQANRHRKVDGNVEAHIVAIACSAPPEGREHWTLQLIADELVRLQVVESLSDTAVMNTLKKNELKPWQKKEWCIPKAGAEFVARMEDVLETYSLPYDPLRPVVCLDETNRQLLEERHIPAVPGSPERIDYEYRRCGVADLFVAFEPLAAKRVVKVTERRTAIDFAQFLKELTDVHYAHAEKIVLVMDNLNIHGIASLYKAFEPEEARRIAEKVEIHHTPIHASWLNMAEIEIGVLSRQCLAESMNSIEMMRRKVSAWQCRRNAACSTVNWHFTSADARIKLKKLYPLISSS encoded by the exons ATGAATCATAAATATATCGTGACGTTGACGGATGAAGAAAGTAACAGCCTGAATGAACTCATACGTAAGGGAAAAACCCAGGGTTACCGTATCAAACACGCGCAAATCCTTCTCAAGCTAGATGAGATCCCGGAAAACCAAAGTTGGACCTATCAGAGAATCAAAGAGGCCTTCCGCGTCTCGCCACACACGATCAGTCAGATTGCCAAACGTTTCGTAACCGGAGGACTGGAAGCGGCGCTGGGAAGAAAAGAGCAAGCCAACCGGCATCGGAAAGTGGACGGTAACGTGGAAGCACATATAGTCGCCATAGCCTGTTCCGCTCCGCCAGAAGGACGCGAGCACTGGACCTTGCAGCTGATCGCGGATGAACTCGTACGTCTACAGGTTGTGGAAAGCCTCTCCGACACAGCTGTCATGAACACACTTA AAAAAAACGAACTTAAGCCCTGGCAGAAGAAAGAATGGTGTATCCCCAAAGCCGGTGCGGAATTCGTAGCCCGCATGGAAGATGTCCTGGAAACCTACAGCCTTCCCTACGACCCGCTTCGTCCTGTCGTCTGTCTGGACGAGACAAACCGCCAGCTCCTCGAAGAGCGGCATATTCCCGCTGTCCCCGGCTCCCCGGAGCGTATCGATTACGAATATCGGCGCTGCGGTGTTGCCGACCTGTTTGTGGCCTTTGAGCCGCTTGCGGCCAAGAGGGTCGTTAAAGTTACCGAAAGACGTACCGCCATAGACTTTGCCCAGTTTTTGAAGGAACTGACGGATGTTCATTATGCGCACGCAGAAAAGATTGTGTTGGTCATGGACAACCTCAATATTCACGGTATTGCGTCGCTGTACAAGGCGTTTGAGCCGGAAGAGGCACGGCGCATCGCGGAAAAAGTGGAGATTCATCATACGCCCATACATGCCTCGTGGCTAAATATGGCCGAGATTGAGATTGGGGTTCTATCCAGGCAGTGTCTGGCGGAATCCATGAACAGTATAGAGATGATGAGGCGCAAGGTCTCCGCATGGCAATGTCGCAGAAACGCTGCCTGCTCGACGGTAAACTGGCATTTCACCTCCGCCGACGCCCGCATCAAGCTTAAAAAGCTCTATCCCCTTATTTCTAGTTCCTAA
- a CDS encoding class I SAM-dependent methyltransferase — MSILYKPSPEWYKKIWSLDIQDMSWVEHTKDEIDFIVDIMELSGTERILDLACGFGRHAIELAKRGFSVVGVDITPEYIKEARRISSFGKLNTEFICADLRNISFENEFDVVLNMADGAIGYLENDEENLKIFDLIANSLKKNGKHFMNICNAEHAEMHFPKRNWDIGEKELSLPEFHWDKKNRRMLYGVWSIKFGEIAKKPRIDELAADSSIRLYSINEIENIFRSRQMIIKDTFGNFDKYVPASHKEMQLLVYSQKK, encoded by the coding sequence ATGAGTATTTTATATAAACCCAGTCCAGAATGGTACAAAAAAATATGGTCACTTGATATTCAAGATATGTCTTGGGTTGAACATACTAAAGATGAAATTGATTTTATTGTTGATATTATGGAGTTATCAGGAACAGAAAGAATCTTGGATTTAGCATGTGGTTTTGGTAGACATGCAATAGAACTCGCAAAAAGAGGTTTTTCAGTAGTTGGTGTTGACATTACACCTGAGTATATAAAAGAAGCTAGAAGAATTTCTTCTTTTGGCAAGTTGAATACGGAATTTATCTGTGCTGATTTGAGAAATATTTCTTTTGAAAATGAATTCGACGTTGTTTTAAATATGGCAGATGGTGCAATTGGATACCTTGAAAATGATGAAGAGAATCTTAAGATATTTGATTTAATTGCAAATTCACTTAAAAAGAATGGAAAGCACTTTATGAATATATGTAATGCAGAACATGCTGAAATGCATTTTCCAAAGCGAAATTGGGATATTGGAGAGAAAGAGCTTTCGCTTCCAGAGTTTCATTGGGACAAAAAAAATCGACGGATGCTATATGGAGTATGGAGCATAAAATTTGGAGAGATAGCTAAAAAACCAAGAATTGATGAATTGGCAGCAGATTCAAGTATTAGATTATATTCAATAAACGAAATAGAAAATATCTTTAGATCAAGACAAATGATTATCAAAGATACATTTGGTAACTTTGATAAATATGTACCGGCGTCGCATAAGGAAATGCAACTGCTAGTTTACTCACAAAAGAAATAA
- a CDS encoding ABC-three component system protein, with product MQDNRREFSDNEKMILYNEVNGRCPICGDVLTHRKKNNQIHKTFEVAHIYPANPRPEEVVLLAQEQRLSSDVNDLKNVLAVCRKCHKIFDTPRTIDEYQKWFRLKQKLIQDTEVKSTYVIFNIEAEIREILEKLNTQSLESELVQLSYESLKVDQKTNDTLPFAIKRSIKRDVVDYFDYIRRLFIEIDKVTPYKFNTLAAQIKGFYYKCMQVNPNQEYVYNSLVDWIDEKTDSYSRKACEIVVAYFIQDCEVFS from the coding sequence ATGCAAGATAATCGAAGAGAATTTTCAGATAATGAAAAAATGATTCTTTATAACGAAGTGAATGGCAGATGTCCAATTTGTGGGGATGTTTTAACACATAGAAAAAAGAACAATCAGATTCATAAGACGTTTGAAGTTGCTCATATTTATCCGGCTAACCCTCGCCCAGAAGAAGTTGTACTATTGGCTCAGGAACAACGATTAAGCTCAGATGTAAATGATCTTAAGAATGTACTCGCTGTATGTCGCAAATGTCATAAAATTTTTGATACTCCACGTACTATTGACGAATATCAGAAATGGTTTCGACTCAAACAAAAGTTAATTCAAGATACAGAAGTTAAAAGCACTTATGTGATTTTTAATATCGAAGCTGAAATCAGAGAAATATTGGAAAAGCTCAACACACAATCACTTGAATCAGAGTTAGTTCAATTAAGTTATGAATCATTAAAAGTTGATCAAAAAACGAATGATACGCTACCCTTTGCAATTAAACGATCTATTAAACGAGATGTAGTAGATTATTTCGATTACATTAGAAGGCTTTTTATTGAAATTGATAAAGTTACACCATATAAATTTAATACACTGGCTGCCCAAATCAAAGGTTTTTACTACAAATGTATGCAGGTTAATCCCAATCAAGAATATGTATATAATTCACTAGTTGATTGGATTGACGAAAAGACGGATTCCTATTCTAGAAAAGCGTGTGAAATTGTCGTCGCATATTTCATCCAAGATTGTGAGGTATTCTCATGA
- a CDS encoding ABC-three component system middle component 7, translating to MILPNKLIGFQDSIIAKMIYILDAVSLEDQSISSLYNKVKNNFEDINQYILALDVLFTLEKVEFNEKAQVITYVKTDNL from the coding sequence ATGATATTACCCAATAAGTTGATAGGATTTCAAGATAGCATTATTGCAAAAATGATTTATATTCTTGATGCAGTCAGTTTAGAAGATCAAAGCATTAGCAGTCTTTATAATAAAGTAAAGAATAACTTTGAAGATATAAATCAATATATTTTAGCATTAGATGTTCTTTTTACTCTTGAAAAAGTTGAATTTAATGAAAAGGCGCAGGTAATTACATATGTTAAAACAGATAATTTGTGA
- a CDS encoding DUF2326 domain-containing protein — protein MLKQIICDKFVQKEIILDDGLNAVVGDDIASNSIGKSTLLMIIDFLFGGEDYIKKNHDAIDHLGHHEFKFLFEFADEKLYFIRTTNEYKFIAVCNDRYEIQKRIKVEEYTNLLQEKYKCRLEDLTFRNIVGRYFRIYGKENLNERKPIQYFEKEAAANSIIVLLKLFDKFKIIKEFEEQIEKLTDERAILIEAAKKDLIPRVTKTIFNKNEKRIVELNQQLEALKTEIISASADIEALISKEVLSLRKEKSTLITKVNVLKNRLIRTQTNLKNKNINIQPELKQLLNYFPSFNVEQVEKVDSFHESITKILKEELLWAEKEVKAEILEIEKQILILDDTINSKLTIQNAPKFAIDKIIELAAQINQLGDENGYFTKKENLDDSIKSATENLDILKEKVLDEMCSQINIKMHEINKQIYIDGRRAPTLNIHGNKYTFNTYGDTGTGTAFANLVTFDLALLDLTCLPAIAHDLPLLKNIENLALENIVDIYSKSRKQVFIAIDKLSSYSKDTAQLIESCKVLQLSKDKLLFTKNWKQDNQTNA, from the coding sequence ATGTTAAAACAGATAATTTGTGATAAGTTTGTTCAAAAGGAAATTATACTTGATGATGGATTAAACGCTGTTGTAGGCGATGATATTGCATCAAATTCTATTGGCAAATCAACGCTGCTAATGATTATTGATTTCCTTTTTGGCGGAGAAGATTATATAAAGAAAAATCATGATGCAATTGACCATTTAGGACACCATGAATTTAAGTTTCTGTTTGAATTTGCTGATGAAAAATTGTATTTTATAAGAACTACCAACGAATATAAATTTATAGCTGTTTGCAACGATAGATATGAAATACAAAAACGCATTAAAGTTGAAGAGTATACAAATCTTTTACAAGAGAAATATAAATGTCGACTTGAAGATTTAACTTTTCGGAATATAGTTGGCCGATATTTCAGAATATATGGTAAAGAAAATCTCAATGAAAGAAAGCCAATACAATATTTTGAAAAAGAAGCAGCAGCAAATTCGATAATCGTTCTGCTTAAACTTTTTGATAAATTTAAGATTATAAAAGAGTTTGAGGAGCAAATTGAAAAATTAACCGATGAACGGGCTATATTAATAGAAGCTGCAAAAAAAGATTTGATTCCACGGGTAACAAAAACTATATTTAATAAAAACGAAAAAAGGATAGTGGAGTTAAATCAGCAATTGGAAGCTTTAAAGACTGAAATAATTAGTGCATCTGCAGACATCGAAGCTCTTATATCAAAAGAGGTATTATCGCTGCGAAAAGAAAAAAGTACATTAATTACAAAGGTTAATGTACTAAAGAACAGATTAATTCGCACTCAAACAAATCTCAAGAATAAGAATATCAACATTCAACCTGAACTTAAACAACTGCTTAACTATTTTCCAAGCTTTAATGTTGAACAAGTAGAAAAAGTTGATTCGTTTCATGAATCTATTACTAAAATCCTAAAAGAAGAATTACTCTGGGCAGAAAAAGAAGTTAAGGCCGAAATATTAGAGATTGAAAAACAAATTCTTATTTTGGATGATACAATTAATTCTAAGTTGACAATACAAAATGCACCCAAATTTGCTATCGATAAAATCATTGAGTTAGCAGCACAAATTAATCAGCTAGGTGATGAAAATGGGTATTTTACAAAAAAGGAAAACTTAGATGATTCCATAAAGAGTGCAACTGAAAATCTAGATATCTTAAAAGAAAAAGTCCTTGACGAAATGTGCAGTCAAATTAATATAAAAATGCATGAAATCAATAAGCAAATTTATATTGATGGCCGACGTGCACCTACACTTAATATTCATGGCAATAAATACACTTTTAATACCTATGGAGATACTGGAACGGGTACTGCTTTTGCTAATTTAGTCACTTTTGATTTAGCGTTGTTGGATTTAACATGCTTACCAGCAATTGCTCATGATCTTCCACTACTCAAAAATATCGAAAATCTTGCTTTAGAGAATATTGTAGACATTTACAGCAAGAGTAGAAAGCAGGTTTTTATTGCAATAGATAAATTGAGCTCATATAGTAAAGATACTGCACAGTTGATTGAATCATGTAAAGTATTACAGCTTTCAAAGGATAAACTCCTTTTTACAAAAAATTGGAAACAAGATAATCAAACTAATGCTTAG
- a CDS encoding AAA family ATPase, whose translation MRIKQISVSKLFGMFDHVIPLNLNEHMTIVHGPNGFGKTAMLRVLHSLFSSRIDVIKTYPFQQFQVIFEDNSLLKIAKVIDKEGKLGRIETFLFTYTNEEGENIYKPFHQKLSIRAEDVMRYIPPRVIEREIPEISRNGVNKWSDIETGELLDIQAVLDRWGYRIVRLLPSSTKSNMLDFEPPWFDELSNKVRVRFIDTNRLQNKPSSHRVSEYESRNREPVPMILTISKKIASAIQKELSNFARFSQALDRTFPQRLLESKKQSVQKLNNEELNARLEELEKKRLRFMNAGLLDMDETTDFQIPLKFDSTQRKILSLYVQDNEEKLKVLDKIAAQIEAFSNIINGLFTYKEISCNREIGISLKNRNGDPLELEMLSSGEQHEIVLMYELLFNIEPGSLVLIDEPEISLHIAWQQEFLANLGEIIQLSSFDILIATHSPAIASSRWDLTVDLEGNIEC comes from the coding sequence ATGAGAATTAAACAGATTTCTGTAAGTAAATTATTCGGGATGTTTGATCATGTAATTCCACTAAACTTAAATGAGCATATGACTATTGTTCACGGACCTAACGGTTTCGGAAAAACAGCAATGCTAAGAGTTTTACATAGCCTATTTTCATCGAGAATTGACGTAATTAAAACCTACCCCTTTCAACAATTTCAAGTTATATTTGAAGATAATTCATTATTAAAGATTGCAAAAGTAATTGATAAAGAAGGAAAACTAGGAAGAATAGAAACGTTTCTATTTACGTATACAAATGAAGAGGGTGAAAATATATACAAACCATTCCATCAAAAGCTATCTATAAGGGCTGAGGACGTAATGCGTTATATTCCTCCGCGAGTTATAGAAAGAGAAATTCCGGAAATAAGTAGAAATGGTGTTAATAAATGGTCGGATATTGAAACTGGTGAATTATTAGATATTCAAGCAGTTTTGGATAGATGGGGTTATAGAATAGTTCGATTGCTACCATCAAGTACAAAATCCAATATGCTTGATTTTGAACCTCCGTGGTTTGACGAGTTATCAAACAAAGTAAGAGTACGTTTTATTGATACTAATAGATTACAGAATAAACCGTCTAGTCACAGAGTAAGTGAATATGAATCTAGAAATCGTGAACCAGTACCTATGATTCTTACAATTAGTAAAAAGATAGCAAGCGCAATTCAAAAGGAGTTATCAAATTTTGCCCGGTTTTCTCAAGCATTAGATAGAACTTTTCCACAACGCCTATTGGAATCCAAAAAACAATCGGTTCAAAAGCTTAATAATGAAGAGTTAAATGCAAGACTTGAGGAATTAGAAAAAAAACGGTTACGTTTTATGAATGCAGGATTACTTGATATGGATGAGACCACTGATTTTCAGATTCCTTTAAAATTTGACTCGACTCAAAGAAAGATTTTGTCTTTATACGTTCAAGATAATGAGGAAAAATTAAAAGTTTTGGATAAAATTGCAGCTCAAATAGAAGCCTTTTCTAATATAATCAATGGATTGTTTACATATAAGGAAATATCCTGCAACCGAGAAATAGGCATCAGTTTAAAAAATAGAAATGGTGATCCCCTGGAGCTTGAAATGTTGTCATCTGGAGAACAACATGAAATTGTTCTTATGTATGAGTTATTATTTAATATAGAACCAGGTTCATTAGTATTAATTGATGAACCGGAGATATCATTACACATAGCATGGCAACAAGAATTTTTAGCTAATTTGGGAGAAATTATTCAGTTGAGTTCCTTTGATATCTTAATAGCTACGCATTCCCCTGCGATTGCGAGTAGTAGGTGGGATCTTACTGTCGATTTGGAGGGGAATATAGAATGTTAG
- a CDS encoding DUF4435 domain-containing protein produces MLESAKPETIAGMIMQSRRKFKGSYLLVEGKTDYKIYKSYIDNDTCIIQPTGGKGKAKEVIAFLERYKQANGVLACVDLDFETLNPQPRKENVLYTDVNNLETMIISSPAFDKVMERWGDPKKILLFEKRMGKELRSFLLECCQPVSFLKYLSNYNNLGIDFKMLDYDLFVNEKDLTINIDELIKIAGITTKTHFDIACLKTELSKLAAKNLNVWLVCCGHQLVRILSIAFRYLIGKNKTKGKTVLPFHILPSELENILHCSYESLYFAKTELCKNIIEWERKNSPHKILLPVFDKLIVDYIEMELDNATAEVAVAK; encoded by the coding sequence ATGTTAGAGTCTGCTAAACCAGAAACTATTGCAGGAATGATTATGCAGTCACGTAGAAAATTCAAAGGCAGTTATTTACTTGTGGAGGGAAAAACGGATTATAAAATATATAAATCCTATATAGATAACGATACTTGCATAATTCAACCGACAGGAGGAAAAGGAAAAGCTAAAGAAGTCATTGCCTTTCTAGAACGATATAAACAAGCCAATGGAGTACTTGCTTGTGTAGATTTGGATTTTGAAACACTAAATCCACAACCCAGAAAAGAAAATGTTTTATATACAGATGTTAATAACTTAGAGACTATGATTATTTCATCCCCAGCATTTGATAAAGTTATGGAAAGATGGGGAGATCCTAAAAAAATATTATTATTCGAAAAAAGAATGGGAAAAGAATTGCGGTCATTCTTATTAGAATGTTGTCAACCTGTTAGTTTTTTAAAATATCTCTCAAATTACAATAATTTAGGTATTGATTTTAAAATGTTAGATTATGATTTATTTGTAAATGAGAAGGATTTAACTATAAATATTGATGAGCTAATTAAGATTGCTGGTATAACTACAAAAACGCATTTTGATATTGCTTGTTTAAAAACAGAGCTTTCAAAGCTAGCAGCGAAAAATCTAAATGTGTGGTTAGTTTGTTGTGGACATCAATTAGTGAGAATACTTTCAATTGCTTTTAGATACTTAATCGGAAAGAATAAAACAAAAGGTAAGACTGTTTTACCATTCCATATACTACCATCAGAACTTGAGAATATTTTACATTGTTCATATGAGAGTTTATATTTTGCGAAGACTGAATTATGTAAGAATATAATAGAGTGGGAGCGGAAAAATTCACCTCATAAAATC